The following proteins are encoded in a genomic region of Deinococcus arcticus:
- a CDS encoding phosphotransferase — translation MTAHPAPLHQPTRRQTTLHLLLTHGGVAAHHTLTVHTPTYYGQHVLDAARAAGLDGWLGRRLAFSPQGTAGGVTRAECVWHLHSAAPLGPAAAPDEAPARAIGWRQAALSLPPPTPWFHRSWRALALEWLDTELAAQGLSRTGGPEVLKHWQISLLWRVPTTGGQVYFKAAPEFFAREVHLTPVLARELVGAAPGVLAADTARGFLLLADAGETGTDDLEGLMRHLAAVQRASRPLLPRLALRDRGPGYLRRWWPRLLGDEVLLVGQPGGLTPAEAAALRGRHTELDAALARLAASSLPPTLGHGDLHSGNVATQGGAFTLLDWSDACCTHPFLDAQPASLAPDATPGALAAARDAYLAAWTDCAPLDELRALHSDAALAGELLRALGYVDGIQGAVADKTEWHGVHLDHLRRLLPGTPS, via the coding sequence ATGACCGCCCACCCGGCTCCTCTCCACCAGCCCACGCGGCGCCAGACCACGCTGCACCTGCTTCTGACCCATGGCGGCGTCGCCGCGCACCACACCCTGACCGTGCACACCCCCACGTACTACGGCCAGCATGTGCTGGACGCGGCCCGCGCAGCCGGACTGGACGGCTGGCTGGGGCGCCGCCTGGCCTTTAGCCCGCAGGGCACGGCGGGCGGGGTCACACGCGCGGAGTGTGTCTGGCACCTGCACAGCGCGGCGCCGCTGGGCCCCGCAGCAGCGCCGGACGAGGCCCCAGCCCGGGCTATAGGCTGGCGGCAGGCCGCCCTGAGCCTGCCTCCACCCACGCCCTGGTTCCATCGGTCCTGGCGCGCCCTGGCCCTGGAGTGGCTGGACACCGAACTGGCCGCCCAGGGCCTGAGCCGCACCGGCGGGCCGGAGGTGCTCAAGCACTGGCAGATCAGCCTGCTGTGGCGCGTGCCGACCACGGGCGGGCAGGTGTACTTCAAGGCCGCGCCCGAATTTTTTGCCCGCGAGGTGCACCTGACCCCGGTTCTGGCGCGTGAACTGGTGGGGGCCGCGCCCGGGGTGCTGGCCGCCGATACAGCGCGCGGGTTTCTGCTGCTGGCCGATGCTGGCGAGACAGGCACCGACGACCTGGAGGGCCTGATGCGCCATCTGGCGGCGGTGCAGCGCGCCAGCAGGCCGCTGCTGCCCAGGCTGGCGCTGCGGGACCGGGGCCCGGGATACCTGCGCCGCTGGTGGCCCCGCCTGCTGGGCGACGAGGTGCTGCTGGTGGGCCAACCCGGGGGCCTGACCCCTGCCGAAGCGGCCGCGCTGCGGGGCCGCCACACCGAACTGGACGCGGCCCTGGCCCGGCTGGCCGCCAGTTCGCTGCCCCCCACGCTGGGCCACGGCGACCTGCACAGCGGAAACGTGGCCACGCAGGGGGGCGCGTTCACCCTGCTGGACTGGTCGGATGCGTGCTGCACCCATCCCTTCCTGGACGCCCAGCCTGCCTCGCTGGCCCCGGACGCCACGCCCGGGGCCCTGGCCGCCGCCCGCGACGCTTACCTGGCTGCCTGGACCGACTGCGCGCCACTGGACGAACTGCGCGCCCTGCACAGCGACGCCGCGCTGGCCGGAGAACTGCTGCGCGCCCTGGGCTATGTGGACGGCATTCAGGGCGCAGTGGCCGACAAAACCGAGTGGCACGGCGTTCATCTGGACCACCTGCGCCGCCTGCTGCCCGGCACGCCGTCCTGA
- a CDS encoding metalloenzyme domain protein codes for MTGLLWLALDGVGHPLDAPPDSVWDQALPTLRPLVDAGPALDAALGVPGLPQSGTGQTCWLTGQNAVAHMGEHFGPHPGPTLQALLRGASLPVRLTRAGGRAALVNHYHPAYLQPGQGGRNRLGCFPFAFQAAGLALNPPGVPLLGATLGLDFAPPWTERGALDEVTRQGEALGRVTADFDLLSADLWFSDLLGHQGGPAAAPEARQAGRAYLRRVDALLAGALQVGARVVVSSDHGNLEDLRTKAHTTARVPWVTPHAAATEAHTIVEAGQELAAWLGVNP; via the coding sequence ATGACCGGACTGCTCTGGCTGGCCCTGGACGGGGTGGGCCACCCCCTGGACGCCCCGCCGGATTCGGTGTGGGATCAGGCGCTGCCCACCCTGCGCCCGCTGGTGGACGCGGGCCCGGCGCTGGACGCGGCGCTGGGCGTGCCAGGGCTGCCGCAGTCGGGCACCGGGCAGACCTGCTGGCTGACCGGCCAGAACGCCGTGGCCCACATGGGCGAGCATTTTGGGCCGCACCCCGGGCCCACCCTGCAGGCGCTGCTGCGGGGGGCCTCGCTGCCCGTGCGGCTGACCCGGGCGGGCGGCCGGGCGGCCCTGGTCAACCACTACCACCCGGCCTATCTGCAGCCCGGCCAGGGGGGACGCAACCGCCTGGGCTGCTTTCCCTTCGCGTTTCAGGCGGCGGGGCTGGCGCTCAACCCGCCGGGGGTGCCATTGCTGGGCGCCACGCTGGGGCTGGACTTTGCGCCGCCCTGGACCGAACGGGGTGCGCTGGACGAGGTCACGCGCCAGGGCGAGGCGCTGGGCCGGGTCACCGCCGACTTTGACCTGCTGAGTGCCGACCTGTGGTTCAGCGACCTGCTGGGCCACCAGGGTGGACCCGCTGCGGCCCCCGAGGCCCGGCAGGCGGGCCGGGCCTACCTGCGCCGGGTGGACGCCCTCCTGGCCGGGGCGCTGCAGGTGGGCGCACGGGTGGTTGTGAGCAGCGACCACGGCAATCTGGAAGACCTGCGCACCAAAGCCCACACCACCGCGCGGGTGCCCTGGGTCACGCCACACGCTGCGGCCACCGAGGCGCACACCATCGTGGAGGCCGGCCAGGAGCTGGCCGCATGGCTGGGCGTGAACCCCTGA
- a CDS encoding TIGR02452 family protein: protein MTTHAARVQLAQETLKFLRQGWYPAGGAQVPLPDLRPMLDGTRLLTPADGPALLKALRATQGRCVTRTEVTPETTFAAARRLRAHGAEVLALNFASALKPGGGFLKGSLSQEEDLCRCSALHLSLTAPQVWGYYAANREEGSALYTDHLIYSPQVPVFRDDESALLPHPVTVNVLTAPAPNAGAVAVGEPERRAEVAGVLRRRAARVLGAAAQTGQTHLVLGAWGCGVFLNNPVTVAALFRELLATEAAGVFEHVTFAVYDRQAGQPVLQAFQRALGTP from the coding sequence ATGACCACCCATGCGGCGCGTGTGCAGCTGGCGCAGGAGACACTGAAATTTTTGCGGCAGGGCTGGTATCCGGCCGGCGGGGCGCAGGTGCCCCTGCCGGATCTGCGCCCCATGCTGGACGGCACCCGGCTGCTGACCCCGGCCGACGGACCAGCCCTGCTGAAGGCCCTGCGGGCGACCCAGGGCCGCTGCGTCACCCGCACTGAGGTCACCCCCGAAACGACCTTTGCGGCGGCCCGGCGCCTGCGGGCCCACGGCGCCGAAGTTCTGGCGCTGAATTTCGCCTCGGCCCTGAAGCCGGGCGGCGGCTTTCTGAAGGGGAGCCTGTCTCAGGAAGAGGACCTGTGCCGCTGCAGTGCGCTTCACCTGTCCCTGACCGCGCCGCAGGTCTGGGGCTATTACGCGGCCAACCGCGAGGAGGGGTCCGCCCTGTATACCGATCATCTGATCTACAGCCCGCAGGTGCCCGTGTTCCGCGACGACGAGAGTGCTCTGTTGCCCCACCCGGTCACAGTCAACGTGCTGACGGCGCCCGCCCCCAACGCCGGGGCCGTGGCGGTGGGCGAGCCCGAGCGCCGCGCTGAGGTTGCGGGTGTGCTGCGCCGCCGCGCCGCACGGGTGCTGGGCGCCGCCGCCCAGACCGGGCAAACCCATCTGGTGCTGGGTGCCTGGGGCTGCGGCGTGTTCCTGAACAACCCGGTGACTGTGGCCGCCCTCTTCCGCGAACTGCTGGCCACCGAGGCGGCGGGCGTGTTTGAGCACGTGACGTTTGCGGTGTATGACCGCCAGGCAGGTCAGCCGGTGCTGCAGGCCTTTCAGCGCGCGCTGGGCACTCCATGA
- a CDS encoding nucleotidyltransferase domain-containing protein: MDALNVPPQLAAAVADHPWPLVFATVSGAHLYGFPSKNSDWDLRGAHVLGLREVLGLTVKSQTVELFSDPALDDTEMAPDGPQIELDLVTHDAHKFAALLLKRNGYVLEQLLSPLVVHTSPAHAALVALAPGVLTRHHAHHYLGFSANQWTLLEKESVPRVKPLLYAFRTVLTGLHLMRMGEIQANLEVLNAGARLPFLTDLLALKRQGHEAEPLPGDLPFYRTQHARLLARLEDAQTTTHLPAAVPEETRRAVSDWVVAVRVGELPCS, from the coding sequence ATGGACGCTCTGAACGTTCCACCCCAGCTGGCCGCCGCCGTGGCCGACCATCCCTGGCCGCTGGTCTTCGCCACCGTCAGCGGCGCGCACCTGTACGGCTTTCCCAGCAAGAACAGCGACTGGGACCTGCGCGGCGCGCATGTGCTGGGCCTGCGCGAGGTGCTGGGGCTCACCGTGAAGTCTCAGACCGTCGAGCTGTTCAGTGACCCTGCACTCGACGATACAGAGATGGCGCCTGACGGCCCTCAGATCGAACTTGATCTGGTCACGCACGACGCGCACAAGTTCGCGGCGCTGCTCCTGAAGCGCAACGGCTACGTCCTGGAACAGCTGCTCTCGCCGCTGGTGGTGCACACCTCGCCCGCCCACGCGGCGCTGGTGGCGCTGGCCCCGGGCGTGCTCACCCGGCACCACGCGCACCACTACCTGGGCTTCAGTGCCAACCAGTGGACCCTGCTGGAAAAGGAAAGCGTGCCGCGCGTCAAACCGCTGCTGTACGCCTTTCGCACCGTGTTGACGGGCCTGCACCTGATGCGAATGGGTGAGATCCAGGCCAATCTGGAGGTGCTGAACGCCGGGGCCCGGCTGCCTTTCCTGACCGATCTGCTGGCCCTGAAACGGCAGGGGCACGAGGCCGAGCCGCTGCCCGGCGACCTGCCTTTCTACCGCACGCAGCACGCCCGGCTGCTGGCCCGCCTGGAGGACGCCCAGACCACCACCCACCTGCCAGCGGCTGTGCCGGAAGAGACGCGCCGCGCCGTCAGCGACTGGGTGGTGGCTGTGCGCGTGGGCGAGCTGCCGTGTTCCTGA
- a CDS encoding phosphoribosylanthranilate isomerase gives MIRVKVCGTTSVPDAVLSAEAGADALGFIFAPVSRRRVTAAVARDAGLSVGPSVARVGVFMDQGLDEVLRLSESARMSSVQLHGPLSSLYVEQVAAYYPVLRVLRPADLAEAAVWKDHPAVTLMLDAPAPGSGHALDWAALRPAFPPGAWLAGGLGPDNVAQAMQVLAPAGVDAVSHLELRPGVKNRDAVLRFVQTARAATAASYPQ, from the coding sequence ATGATCCGGGTGAAGGTGTGCGGGACCACCAGCGTGCCCGACGCCGTGCTGTCTGCCGAGGCCGGTGCCGACGCGCTGGGGTTTATCTTCGCGCCGGTCAGTCGGCGGCGCGTGACCGCGGCGGTGGCCCGGGACGCTGGACTGAGCGTGGGCCCCAGCGTGGCGCGGGTGGGCGTCTTTATGGATCAGGGCCTGGACGAGGTGCTACGGCTCTCGGAATCGGCGCGGATGAGCAGCGTGCAACTGCACGGCCCTTTGTCAAGTCTTTACGTTGAGCAGGTGGCCGCGTATTATCCCGTTCTGCGCGTGTTGCGCCCGGCCGATCTGGCCGAGGCAGCCGTGTGGAAGGACCACCCCGCCGTGACCCTGATGCTGGATGCGCCGGCACCCGGCAGCGGGCACGCGCTGGACTGGGCTGCCCTGCGGCCCGCATTTCCCCCCGGGGCATGGCTGGCTGGTGGCCTGGGACCAGACAATGTGGCGCAGGCCATGCAGGTGCTGGCACCCGCTGGCGTGGACGCCGTGAGCCACCTGGAACTTCGCCCGGGAGTCAAGAACCGGGATGCCGTGCTGCGTTTTGTGCAGACGGCGCGGGCGGCCACGGCAGCCAGTTATCCACAGTGA
- a CDS encoding RNA ligase family protein, producing MQHIGSNTSLYRDDLHARSLDTRPHPSRTWVKAERGRIGHEIPPGWRLCGENVYAVHSLRYADLDGYFYLFSVWDEHNVSRPWDEVRAWARRLALPTPRELYRGPWDEAALRALHVNPEQMEGYVVRVTGEIPYAEFGRRVAKWVRRGHVQTGAHWLSKPVEANGLKEQP from the coding sequence ATCCAACACATCGGATCGAACACCAGCCTCTACCGGGACGACCTGCACGCGCGCAGCCTGGACACCCGCCCGCACCCCTCGCGCACCTGGGTGAAGGCCGAGCGGGGCCGCATTGGCCACGAGATTCCGCCGGGCTGGCGCCTGTGCGGCGAGAACGTGTACGCCGTGCACAGCCTGCGCTATGCCGATCTGGACGGCTACTTCTACCTGTTTTCCGTGTGGGACGAGCACAACGTCTCGCGCCCGTGGGACGAGGTGCGGGCCTGGGCCCGGCGGCTGGCGCTGCCCACCCCGCGTGAGCTGTACCGGGGCCCCTGGGACGAGGCCGCCCTGCGCGCCCTGCACGTGAACCCGGAGCAGATGGAAGGTTACGTGGTGCGCGTGACCGGCGAGATTCCCTACGCCGAGTTTGGGCGCCGCGTGGCCAAATGGGTGCGCCGGGGCCACGTGCAGACCGGCGCCCACTGGCTGAGCAAACCCGTGGAGGCCAACGGCCTGAAGGAGCAGCCATGA
- a CDS encoding AAA family ATPase, with the protein MNAPTVPTVLALLAEGQPLTFETIGAAFTPFVPLLARLPGIPQDPQWHAEGSVAAHSALVVAHAHTLADEAGLRGEARAALLLAAALHDLGKAHTTREEPDEMGEARLRSPGHARRGRDELAFRLLDAGVSRGLLLRVLALVAEHHSLHRALDGDWARGVPALPALTRLARADARGRVVLSGDAARGEETADLLELAARELGVWAGGDPFAAFRAEVADLLPGASPDLLALAVGRGLQDWAAGRIHTPHEAAARVQDAARQGFPQLTVLCGPSGSGKSTLAAEYAASGGDTEVVSLDALRARIGGGRHSAKHDTWVSGQVMQAARAALRAGLRRGAHVIWDATSLRRSGRAQVLGLGRDYGALTRIVVAWTPPAVAAARNHARPEPVPTAVLAGQLRALDFPEVTEAHEVILRSLEDETWTL; encoded by the coding sequence ATGAACGCCCCCACTGTTCCCACGGTGCTGGCCCTGCTGGCCGAGGGCCAGCCCCTGACCTTTGAGACCATAGGCGCGGCCTTCACGCCCTTTGTGCCGTTGCTGGCGCGCCTGCCCGGGATTCCACAGGACCCCCAGTGGCACGCCGAGGGGTCCGTGGCCGCCCACAGCGCCCTGGTGGTGGCGCACGCCCACACCCTGGCCGATGAGGCGGGCCTGCGCGGCGAGGCCCGGGCCGCACTGCTGCTGGCCGCTGCCCTGCACGATCTGGGCAAGGCGCACACCACGCGCGAGGAACCCGACGAGATGGGCGAGGCGCGTCTGCGTTCGCCGGGCCACGCCCGGCGCGGCCGGGATGAACTGGCCTTCCGGTTGCTGGACGCAGGAGTGAGTCGGGGGCTGCTGCTTAGAGTCCTGGCCCTGGTGGCCGAGCACCACAGCCTGCACCGCGCGCTGGACGGCGACTGGGCGCGCGGGGTGCCCGCCCTGCCCGCGCTGACCCGGCTGGCCCGCGCCGATGCCCGGGGCCGCGTGGTCCTGAGCGGCGACGCGGCGCGCGGAGAAGAAACGGCCGACCTGCTCGAACTGGCCGCCCGGGAGCTGGGGGTGTGGGCAGGGGGCGACCCCTTCGCCGCCTTCCGCGCCGAGGTGGCCGACCTGCTGCCCGGCGCCAGCCCGGATCTGCTGGCGCTGGCCGTGGGGCGCGGCCTGCAGGACTGGGCAGCGGGCCGGATTCATACCCCCCACGAAGCCGCCGCCCGGGTGCAGGACGCGGCCCGGCAGGGCTTCCCCCAACTGACGGTGCTGTGCGGGCCCAGTGGCAGCGGCAAATCCACCCTGGCCGCCGAGTACGCCGCCAGCGGCGGGGACACCGAGGTGGTGAGCCTGGACGCCCTGCGTGCCCGGATCGGCGGGGGCCGTCACAGCGCGAAGCACGACACCTGGGTCAGTGGTCAGGTGATGCAGGCCGCCCGCGCAGCCCTGCGCGCCGGGCTGCGCCGGGGGGCCCACGTGATCTGGGACGCCACCAGCCTGCGCCGCAGTGGCCGCGCGCAGGTGCTGGGCCTGGGCCGCGATTACGGCGCCCTGACCCGGATTGTGGTGGCCTGGACGCCGCCCGCTGTGGCCGCCGCCCGCAACCACGCCCGCCCCGAACCGGTGCCCACCGCCGTGCTGGCCGGGCAGCTGCGCGCCCTGGACTTTCCCGAGGTGACCGAGGCCCACGAGGTGATTCTGCGCAGCCTGGAGGATGAAACATGGACGCTCTGA
- a CDS encoding HsdM family class I SAM-dependent methyltransferase yields the protein MNKEDYEILVRLTGPQGFSSETPKLLESFSRSFGWRPSYRIDDPASASFVNAHVMMEHGLQDAAVISFLRGSRFSDLSMENVKYLATVSYNNLVDWNIIVQNDEINIIYNRSTRLFPETRLLNIDNFEALKYDHFLRAISKRPNPNISALDDALIERISFWKRNISLKMGRVVDNRVLSNFFNTIFFIRSVEDYRRANGMAVESNLLEKAASSVSTGSTVKDVFMAAIAKLQGITAPDYLYDETLLSDLDAFPIMDALELFKDFYGNKLYKYDFSLIGKHALGKIYEKYVANLRVIETKMPTLFPMPPTEVANRELGAVYTPQYIANFFSRVLIDSHAPSDLPGLVTVDHACGSGIFPRSFLENANYTFNSLSNGLTPIAFENSWAIDIDYSATQATRLSLALLHLSINGSFPPTLNVINEDALDILNKMPDLRDTFDAVMSNPPYIPVEELGTEEKDKVVSALDNFYGGRQESYLAFMNIALRLLKPGGQAFFVVPHAFLLNENANLLRNHISEDFTIRYLIDLTKIKVFENVSTYVILLIIQKAKPTVEHSLIYAQVRDFPGHALEAILDGFEITDPNYSIYRVLQNQFKNSQWKPIPSSLYVIQAKIEQNSPLKNHITPKQGFNTGDDEVFIRLEKAVPASERVLYMKYMPDKKITRFVLPESTGELVFYPYLDEKEITFDSVSKYKNTYLHLSAQRENRLQKSRVNESNWWKPERPRQPKDIRVPKIVAPHLLLSPRFALDLSGEYAVKRSIYFIIKDRKKFDHEQEVRLLKFYCGIMNSEVFMWQLERNSQKYGSGYSLIEQKTLTDVYVPNIDNSDVILVDSMIKEIDQVIATGKESWDNRRNIDQLALLLYGLSSGDLDTLRGPSAY from the coding sequence ATGAATAAAGAGGATTATGAAATCTTGGTTAGACTCACTGGCCCACAGGGTTTCAGCTCAGAAACTCCGAAACTCCTTGAATCATTCTCAAGAAGTTTCGGGTGGCGACCAAGTTATCGAATTGATGACCCCGCCTCTGCTTCTTTTGTAAATGCACATGTGATGATGGAGCATGGACTGCAAGACGCTGCGGTGATTTCGTTTTTGAGAGGGTCCAGATTTTCTGACCTCTCAATGGAGAATGTTAAATATCTCGCAACAGTTTCATATAACAACCTCGTCGATTGGAATATCATCGTTCAAAACGATGAGATAAACATAATTTATAACAGAAGTACTAGACTATTCCCAGAAACGAGGCTACTAAATATAGATAATTTTGAAGCTCTAAAATATGATCACTTTTTACGTGCAATTTCAAAGCGTCCAAATCCAAATATATCAGCTTTAGATGATGCATTAATAGAGAGGATATCTTTCTGGAAAAGAAATATCAGCTTGAAGATGGGAAGAGTTGTAGATAATCGAGTTTTGTCAAATTTTTTCAATACAATATTTTTTATACGTTCAGTTGAAGATTATAGGCGAGCCAACGGAATGGCAGTAGAAAGTAATTTGCTTGAAAAGGCTGCATCATCTGTGTCTACTGGATCAACAGTTAAAGACGTCTTTATGGCAGCCATTGCCAAACTCCAGGGAATCACCGCGCCCGATTACCTTTACGACGAAACTTTGTTATCGGATCTCGATGCATTTCCCATAATGGATGCTCTAGAACTATTTAAAGACTTCTATGGGAACAAACTTTATAAATATGACTTTTCCCTTATTGGCAAGCACGCCTTGGGGAAAATATACGAGAAGTATGTTGCCAATTTGAGAGTAATTGAGACAAAAATGCCTACATTATTCCCCATGCCTCCAACTGAAGTGGCAAACAGGGAACTTGGCGCAGTTTATACCCCTCAATACATTGCTAATTTCTTTAGTAGAGTTCTTATTGACTCACATGCCCCATCCGACCTACCAGGATTGGTAACCGTCGATCATGCATGTGGATCCGGAATATTTCCCAGAAGCTTTTTAGAGAACGCTAATTACACGTTTAACTCTCTTTCGAATGGACTTACGCCCATCGCTTTTGAGAATAGTTGGGCAATAGACATTGATTACAGCGCAACTCAAGCTACACGCTTATCTTTAGCACTTCTACACTTATCGATTAATGGGTCGTTTCCACCAACATTGAACGTCATCAATGAAGATGCCTTGGATATTCTGAATAAGATGCCAGACCTTAGAGATACATTTGACGCCGTAATGTCAAATCCTCCTTACATTCCAGTAGAGGAACTCGGCACTGAGGAGAAGGATAAGGTTGTTTCTGCATTAGATAATTTTTATGGTGGACGTCAGGAAAGCTACCTAGCGTTTATGAATATCGCACTGCGCCTGCTGAAGCCGGGTGGTCAGGCATTTTTTGTTGTTCCTCATGCATTCCTTTTAAATGAAAATGCGAACTTGTTAAGGAATCATATTTCCGAAGATTTCACAATTCGATATTTGATCGATTTAACAAAGATCAAAGTTTTTGAAAATGTGAGTACTTATGTTATCTTGCTCATTATTCAGAAGGCTAAGCCGACCGTCGAGCACTCACTAATCTATGCCCAGGTTAGGGACTTTCCTGGTCATGCATTAGAGGCAATTTTAGATGGTTTTGAGATCACCGACCCGAATTATTCAATATACAGAGTGCTGCAAAACCAATTCAAAAACTCACAATGGAAGCCAATACCCAGCAGTCTCTACGTTATACAAGCCAAAATTGAGCAGAACTCCCCCTTGAAAAATCATATCACACCCAAGCAGGGGTTTAATACTGGCGACGATGAAGTCTTCATTAGACTAGAAAAGGCTGTTCCTGCATCAGAACGCGTACTTTACATGAAATATATGCCAGATAAAAAAATTACCCGTTTCGTACTTCCTGAATCCACTGGAGAACTAGTTTTTTACCCCTATCTGGATGAAAAGGAAATAACATTCGATTCTGTTTCGAAATATAAAAACACGTATTTGCATTTAAGCGCGCAACGAGAAAATCGGCTTCAAAAATCTAGGGTCAATGAATCCAATTGGTGGAAGCCCGAACGTCCACGGCAGCCTAAAGATATACGAGTGCCAAAGATCGTCGCACCACACTTGCTCCTTAGTCCGCGATTCGCATTGGATCTGTCTGGTGAATACGCTGTCAAACGATCTATCTACTTCATAATTAAAGATAGAAAAAAATTTGATCACGAGCAAGAGGTCCGGTTGCTAAAGTTCTATTGCGGCATTATGAATAGCGAAGTATTCATGTGGCAACTAGAGAGAAACTCCCAAAAATATGGCAGTGGCTATTCTCTGATTGAGCAAAAGACTCTGACGGATGTATATGTTCCCAATATAGACAATTCGGACGTAATTTTGGTTGATTCTATGATCAAAGAAATTGATCAGGTAATCGCCACGGGCAAGGAAAGTTGGGATAATCGAAGAAATATAGATCAGCTGGCCCTTTTGCTATATGGTCTGAGCTCTGGTGATCTTGATACCTTACGGGGCCCTAGTGCCTATTAA
- a CDS encoding 3'-5' exonuclease, with amino-acid sequence MFLNVVDVEATCWDGPPPPGQVSEIIEIGLCVLDLSTLDRTERRALLVRPERSEVSTFCTELTGLRAQDVANGLSFQDACAVLRRDFHADSRPWASWGDYDRKQFQAQCAAADVPYPFSGRHTNAKKVFTGAHRLNKRPGMAQALAHAGLPLEGRHHRGVDDAWNIAALVAGLVRAGNWPD; translated from the coding sequence GTGTTCCTGAACGTCGTGGATGTGGAAGCCACCTGCTGGGATGGACCGCCGCCCCCCGGACAGGTGAGCGAGATCATCGAAATTGGCCTGTGCGTGCTGGACCTCTCCACCCTGGACCGCACGGAGCGCCGCGCCCTCCTCGTGCGCCCGGAGCGCTCGGAGGTCAGCACCTTCTGCACGGAACTCACGGGCCTGCGCGCGCAGGACGTGGCGAATGGCCTGAGCTTTCAGGACGCCTGCGCCGTGCTGCGCCGGGACTTCCACGCCGATTCGCGCCCCTGGGCCAGCTGGGGTGACTACGACCGCAAGCAGTTCCAGGCGCAGTGCGCGGCAGCGGACGTGCCGTATCCGTTCAGTGGCCGGCACACCAATGCCAAGAAGGTCTTCACGGGGGCCCACCGCCTGAACAAGCGGCCCGGCATGGCGCAGGCCCTGGCCCACGCGGGGCTCCCCCTGGAGGGCCGCCACCACCGGGGCGTGGACGACGCGTGGAACATTGCCGCGCTGGTGGCGGGGCTGGTGCGTGCGGGGAACTGGCCGGACTGA
- a CDS encoding nucleotidyltransferase domain-containing protein gives MSRPLPPGTAVSLHAPQGGLPAGTAGVIVASPRDGSVYGVNFAGRVLNVNRVHLKVTGTDLPPLAPHDLRPYVQYACVMGSRAFGLSTDASDTDLRGFYLPPARRHWGLGEVPPQLEFAAPGAEAVYWEARKFVLLALKANPNVLEVLGSPLPVLVTPVAQALLDIRGAFLSRRIAQTYGEYVRAQFRRLDNEQRTHGEVRLKHAVHLLRLLISGAHALRTGEVLVDVGQHRAALLAVKTGELPWAEAERWREELQRDFGRAAAHTALPDHPDVEAVEAWLVAARRAALDW, from the coding sequence ATGTCCCGCCCCCTGCCCCCCGGCACCGCTGTGTCCCTGCACGCGCCCCAGGGCGGCCTGCCAGCGGGCACGGCTGGCGTGATCGTGGCCTCGCCCCGGGACGGCAGCGTGTATGGCGTGAACTTTGCCGGGCGCGTGCTGAACGTCAACCGCGTGCATCTGAAGGTGACCGGGACCGACCTTCCCCCCCTGGCCCCCCACGACCTGCGGCCCTATGTGCAGTACGCCTGTGTGATGGGCAGCCGGGCCTTTGGCCTCAGCACCGACGCCTCCGACACGGACCTGCGCGGCTTTTATCTGCCGCCCGCGCGGCGCCACTGGGGCCTGGGCGAGGTGCCGCCACAGCTGGAATTCGCAGCCCCCGGCGCCGAGGCCGTGTACTGGGAGGCCAGAAAGTTCGTGCTGCTGGCCCTGAAGGCCAACCCCAACGTGCTGGAGGTGCTGGGCTCACCGCTGCCGGTGCTGGTCACGCCGGTGGCGCAGGCGCTGCTGGACATCCGGGGCGCATTTCTGAGCCGCCGCATCGCGCAGACCTACGGCGAATACGTGCGCGCGCAGTTTCGCCGCCTGGACAATGAGCAGCGCACGCACGGCGAGGTGCGCCTGAAGCACGCGGTTCATCTGCTGCGGCTGCTGATCAGCGGGGCGCACGCCCTGCGCACGGGCGAGGTGCTGGTGGACGTGGGCCAGCACCGCGCGGCGCTGCTGGCGGTGAAAACGGGCGAGCTGCCCTGGGCCGAGGCCGAACGCTGGCGGGAAGAGTTGCAGCGCGATTTCGGGCGCGCCGCCGCCCACACCGCCCTGCCCGACCACCCGGATGTTGAAGCGGTGGAAGCGTGGCTGGTGGCCGCGCGGCGGGCGGCGCTGGACTGGTAG